The proteins below come from a single Leifsonia sp. 1010 genomic window:
- a CDS encoding BMP family ABC transporter substrate-binding protein produces the protein MSITARKAGLLGLAAVGVMSLLAACSAAPSDSSSGGAAKSDFLPCMVSDSGGFDDHSFNQLGYEGLQQAAKSLDVKYKQAESKSENDFSPNIQSMVDANCNLVVTVGFLLKDATEKAAKANPDVDFAIIDDNEIQAKNVKPIIFDTAQAAFLAGYAAASYSKTGIVGTFGGMQIPTVTIFMDGFADGVKYFNDQKGKSVKVVGWDVDKQNGLFTGGFDANETAKNTAQGIIDQNADVIMPVGGPIYQSAAQAIKDSGKPIAMIGVDADVYESDPTVKDLLLTSVMKGMKPATDDVVTQAAKDKFDSSPYVGTLKNDGVGIAPFHDFESKVDSGLQGELDKIKAGIIDGSIKVTSPSSPKQ, from the coding sequence TTGTCAATCACAGCCCGAAAGGCCGGACTCCTCGGCCTCGCGGCGGTCGGCGTCATGTCGCTGCTCGCTGCCTGCTCGGCTGCCCCGTCGGACAGCTCGTCCGGTGGCGCCGCCAAGAGCGACTTCCTGCCCTGCATGGTCTCCGACTCCGGTGGATTCGACGACCACTCGTTCAACCAGCTCGGCTACGAGGGTCTGCAGCAGGCCGCGAAGTCGCTCGACGTGAAGTACAAGCAGGCGGAATCGAAGAGCGAGAACGACTTCTCTCCGAACATCCAGAGCATGGTCGACGCCAACTGCAACCTCGTCGTGACGGTCGGCTTCCTTCTCAAGGACGCGACGGAGAAGGCCGCGAAGGCCAACCCGGACGTCGACTTCGCGATCATCGACGACAACGAGATCCAGGCGAAGAACGTCAAGCCGATCATCTTCGACACGGCCCAGGCCGCGTTCCTGGCCGGCTATGCAGCCGCCAGCTACTCGAAGACCGGCATCGTCGGCACCTTCGGCGGAATGCAGATCCCGACGGTCACCATCTTCATGGACGGCTTCGCCGACGGTGTGAAGTACTTCAACGATCAGAAGGGCAAGTCGGTCAAGGTCGTCGGCTGGGACGTCGACAAGCAGAACGGCCTCTTCACGGGTGGCTTCGACGCCAACGAGACCGCGAAGAACACCGCTCAGGGCATCATCGACCAGAACGCCGACGTCATCATGCCGGTCGGCGGCCCGATCTACCAGTCGGCCGCTCAGGCGATCAAGGACTCCGGCAAGCCGATCGCGATGATCGGTGTCGACGCCGACGTCTACGAGTCCGACCCGACCGTGAAGGACCTGCTCCTCACCTCGGTCATGAAGGGCATGAAGCCGGCGACCGACGACGTCGTGACCCAGGCGGCCAAGGACAAGTTCGACAGCAGCCCGTACGTGGGCACGCTGAAGAACGACGGCGTGGGCATCGCCCCGTTCCACGACTTCGAGTCGAAGGTCGACTCGGGTCTGCAGGGTGAGCTCGACAAGATCAAGGCCGGCATCATCGACGGCTCGATCAAGGTCACCTCGCCCTCGTCGCCCAAGCAGTAA